Proteins encoded in a region of the Poecilia reticulata strain Guanapo linkage group LG14, Guppy_female_1.0+MT, whole genome shotgun sequence genome:
- the LOC103475620 gene encoding claudin-4-like has product MASQGLQILGILLSFIGWLGTIITCAMPMWRVTAFVGANIVTAQVIWEGLWMSCVVQSTGQMQCKVYDSMLALSQDLQAARAMVIISVIVGVFGILMAIVGGKCTNCMDDEASKAKACIVSGVIFIITALLIMTPVSWSAHTVIRDFYNPLVTAAQRRELGAALYIGWGSAALLLLGGGLLCNNCPPKDNRPYIPAKFGPARTVSSNVDYV; this is encoded by the coding sequence ATGGCTTCTCAGGGGCTTCAGATCCTTGGTATCCTCCTGTCTTTCATTGGATGGCTGGGCACCATCATCACCTGCGCTATGCCCATGTGGAGGGTCACCGCTTTCGTTGGGGCGAACATCGTCACCGCACAGGTGATCTGGGAAGGCCTGTGGATGAGCTGCGTGGTCCAGAGCACGGGGCAGATGCAGTGCAAGGTGTACGACTCCATGCTGGCGCTGTCTCAGGACCTGCAGGCCGCCAGGGCCATGGTGATCATCTCTGTGATCGTCGGCGTGTTTGGCATCCTCATGGCCATCGTTGGAGGGAAGTGCACCAACTGCATGGACGACGAGGCGTCCAAAGCCAAAGCCTGCATCGTCTCTGGAGTGATCTTCATAATAACCGCCTTGCTGATCATGACCCCGGTGTCCTGGTCAGCTCACACCGTCATCAGGGATTTCTACAACCCCTTGGTGACGGCGGCACAAAGACGGGAGCTTGGCGCTGCGCTGTACATCGGTTGGGGCTCCGCAGCCCTGCTGCTTCTGGGAGGCGGACTGCTCTGCAACAACTGCCCCCCAAAGGACAACAGACCCTACATACCTGCAAAGTTTGGCCCAGCAAGAACCGTCTCATCAAATGTGGACTATGTGTGA
- the LOC103475621 gene encoding claudin-like protein ZF-A89 translates to MASLGLQILGVALAVIGWLGNILICALPLWRVSAFIGNNIVVAQSIWEGLWMSCVVQSTGQMQCKVYDSLLALPPDLQAARAMIVISILFSFFGLLLSVVGGKCTTCIEDETAKARVCISAGIFFLLSGALCLVTVSLPANAIIKDFYNPLIPDAQRRELGACLYVGWGAAGLLLIGGALLCCQCPSGREHYNGVKYTAPQSTTPGKEFV, encoded by the coding sequence ATGGCGTCTTTAGGGTTGCAGATTCTCGGGGTTGCTCTGGCCGTGATCGGATGGTTGGGGAACATCCTGATCTGCGCGCTGCCACTATGGAGAGTCTCTGCCTTCATTGGCAACAACATTGTGGTGGCCCAGAGCATCTGGGAAGGCCTGTGGATGAGCTGCGTGGTGCAGAGCACAGGCCAGATGCAGTGCAAAGTCTACGACTCCCTCCTGGCTCTGCCTCCAGACCTCCAGGCGGCTCGGGCCATGATCGTCATCTCCatcctcttctctttcttcGGCCTGCTGCTGTCTGTGGTTGGTGGGAAATGCACCACCTGCATCGAGGATGAAACAGCCAAAGCTCGAGTGTGCATCTCTGCTGGGATTTTCTTCCTCCTGAGCGGAGCGCTGTGCCTTGTGACCGTCTCTCTGCCGGCCAACGCCATCATCAAGGACTTTTACAACCCGCTGATTCCTGACGCTCAGAGGCGGGAGCTGGGCGCCTGCCTGTATGTGGGCTGGGGGGCAGCGGGACTTTTACTGATCGGTGGGGCGCTGCTGTGCTGTCAGTGCCCGTCAGGAAGAGAGCACTACAATGGGGTAAAGTACACTGCGCCCCAATCCACAACGCCAGGGAAGGAGTTTGTCTGA
- the LOC103475619 gene encoding claudin-like protein ZF-A89 gives MASAGFQIFGIFLTSIGFAGDIIICALPMWKVSAFVGTSIMTAQTFWEGLWMNCVMQSTGQLQCKFYASMLALPEELQVARALVVISIIVAFLGLLLAVTGGKCTNCIEDDLAKSXVAIAAGVFFIVAGILCLIPVSWSASEIIKTFYNPDLPDARKSELGAALFIGWGSASLMIIGGAFLCCRCQQQKDGRYSVKYSAPRLAASTAAYV, from the coding sequence ATGGCRTCTGCAGGCTTCCAGATTTTTGGCATCTTCCTTACAAGCATCGGCTTTGCTGGTGACATCATCATTTGTGCCCTGCCGATGTGGAAGGTGTCTGCCTTYGTTGGGACCAGCATCATGACGGCGCAGACCTTCTGGGAGGGCCTGTggatgaactgtgtgatgcagAGCACCGGGCAGCTGCAGTGCAAGTTCTACGCCTCCATGCTGGCTCTGCCTGAAGAACTCCAAGTCGCCCGTGCTCTGGTTGTGATCTCGATCATYGTCGCGTTCCTGGGACTCCTGCTAGCCGTCACAGGGGGAAAATGCACCAACTGCATTGAAGATGACCTTGCTAAGAGCCRGGTGGCCATCGCTGCAGGTGTGTTCTTCATTGTTGCTGGTATCCTGTGTCTGATCCCAGTGTCCTGGTCTGCMAGCGAGATAATCAAGACCTTTTACAACCCCGACCTGCCTGATGCCAGGAAGAGTGAGCTTGGTGCGGCGCTGTTCATCGGCTGGGGATCAGCGAGCCTCATGATCATCGGCGGKGCTTTCCTCTGCTGTCGGTGCCAGCAGCAGAAAGATGGCCGCTACTCTGTTAAATATTCGGCCCCACGCTTGGCTGCCAGCACAGCAGCCTACGTTTAA
- the LOC103475618 gene encoding claudin-4-like, with protein MGTQLVGFCLAIIGFMGTILICALPMWKVTAFVGVNIVTAQVFWEGLWMNCVIQSTGHLQCKAYDSILALPQNLQGSRALVCVSLGVSVVAIGLSIVGVRCTNFCRYDRLMKSNIGIGGGVAFIIAGALCIIPVSWSAHIIITEFNSPLATEGRRGELGASIYVGWASGALLVIGGGILTGSYRC; from the coding sequence ATGGGGACCCAGCTGGTTGGTTTTTGCTTGGCAATCATCGGCTTCATGGGAACGATTCTCATCTGCGCTCTGCCCATGTGGAAGGTGACGGCATTCGTTGGAGTCAACATCGTCACCGCGCAGGTGTTTTGGGAAGGTCTGTGGATGAACTGCGTGATCCAGAGCACAGGCCACCTGCAGTGCAAGGCCTATGACTCCATCCTCGCCTTGCCTCAGAACCTGCAGGGCTCTCGGGCCCTCGTCTGCGTCTCCCTWGGCGTCAGCGTTGTGGCCATCGGGCTCAGCATCGTTGGGGTTCGGTGCACCAACTTCTGCCGCTACGACAGGTTGATGAAATCCAACATTGGCATTGGCGGAGGAGTGGCGTTTATCATCGCAGGCGCGCTGTGCATCATTCCCGTCAGCTGGTCGGCTCACATCATCATCACGGAATTTAACAGCCCACTGGCGACggaggggaggagaggggagCTGGGAGCCTCCATCTACGTCGGCTGGGCGTCTGGAGCGCTGCTCGTCATCGGAGGAGGGATCCTGACCGGAAGCTACAGatgctga
- the LOC103475617 gene encoding claudin-4-like: MVSGGKQILGMVLAFIGLLGAIIICGLPTWKVTAFIGSNIVTSQIIWEGLWMNCVIQSTGQMQCKVYDSLLXLPQDLQAARALIIIAILXAVLGVLLGVVGGKCTNFIPDADQKSRVAVAAGIVFIIAGVLVLVPVCWTANTIIRDFYNPTLIDAQKRELGASLYIGWGTAALLFIGGGLLCATCPPRDENDYNYRYSKARSVDTNKQQYV; the protein is encoded by the coding sequence ATGGTGTCCGGCGGAAAGCAGATCCTSGGGATGGTGTTGGCCTTTATCGGCTTACTGGGGGCCATCATCATCTGCGGTCTCCCAACCTGGAAAGTCACAGCCTTCATCGGTTCCAACATCGTCACCTCTCAGATCATCTGGGAGGGTTTGTGGATGAACTGCGTGATTCAGAGCACAGGCCAGATGCAGTGCAAGGTCTATGATTCTCTTCTGGWGTTGCCTCAAGACCTGCAGGCCGCCAGAGCGCTCATCATCATCGCCATCCTCRTTGCAGTCCTCGGAGTCCTGCTGGGCGTGGTGGGAGGCAAGTGCACCAACTTCATACCAGACGCAGATCAAAAGAGCAGAGTGGCTGTTGCTGCGGGTATCGTCTTCATCATCGCTGGCGTCTTGGTCCTCGTCCCCGTCTGCTGGACCGCCAACACAATCATTCGGGATTTCTACAACCCAACCCTGATTGATGCTCAGAAGAGAGAGTTGGGGGCCTCCCTCTACATTGGGTGGGGCACGGCGGCGCTGCTCTTCATCGGCGGTGGGCTCCTCTGCGCCACATGTCCCCCCAGGGACGAGAACGACTACAACTATCGGTACTCCAAGGCTCGCTCTGTGGACACCAACAAGCAGCAATACGTCTAG